A genomic window from Ignavibacteriota bacterium includes:
- a CDS encoding type II toxin-antitoxin system VapC family toxin, giving the protein MKQSVYIETSVISYLTAKPSRDIIVVAHQQITTEWWSERKNNYRLFVSEIVFQEASKGDVEAASKRMETIKSLEMLSLTENARELTRIIINKGIVPIEHVEDALHIAIASVHEMDYLLTWNCKHIANAEIQKDLKKLVHESGYTLPVLCTPEELLGK; this is encoded by the coding sequence ATGAAACAATCAGTGTATATTGAAACCAGTGTAATAAGCTATTTGACTGCAAAACCCAGTAGAGATATTATCGTGGTTGCTCATCAACAGATAACGACCGAATGGTGGTCAGAACGAAAGAATAATTATCGGTTGTTTGTTTCCGAAATCGTTTTCCAGGAAGCAAGCAAAGGCGATGTCGAAGCAGCAAGTAAAAGAATGGAAACAATTAAATCGCTTGAGATGCTTTCATTAACTGAGAACGCGCGCGAACTAACGCGTATTATTATCAACAAAGGAATAGTCCCCATTGAGCATGTAGAAGATGCATTGCATATCGCAATTGCAAGTGTGCATGAGATGGATTATCTTTTAACATGGAATTGCAAACACATTGCAAATGCTGAAATTCAAAAAGATTTGAAAAAACTTGTACACGAATCCGGATATACGTTGCCGGTCCTCTGTACTCCAGAAGAATTATTAGGAAAATAA